From one Humulus lupulus chromosome 8, drHumLupu1.1, whole genome shotgun sequence genomic stretch:
- the LOC133794538 gene encoding vegetative cell wall protein gp1-like — protein sequence MEPPLSTLVFVVFGFLISVCALHVESELLSLDGLNRSPEPPTGPPPSASPPLGRSPPPPSRSPPVSSSPAPPVPSSPPPVPSPAPPPSWSPSRNPSPLHHGIQPNKSPINIAKPPPSNKNPQSQPPPPHEHKINAGKKIGLLFSGIAAILQIGVISFLVFKRRQLLKVNGRYETCS from the coding sequence ATGGAACCGCCATTGTCGACCCTAGTCTTTGTGGTTTTTGGGTTCTTGATTTCCGTTTGCGCCCTTCACGTCGAGTCAGAGCTTCTGTCATTAGATGGATTGAATAGGTCTCCAGAGCCACCTACGGGACCTCCACCCTCAGCCTCCCCTCCTCTTGGGCGATCACCACCACCGCCGTCTCGTTCGCCACCAGTATCCTCTTCTCCTGCGCCACCAGTACCATCTTCTCCTCCGCCAGTACCATCTCCTGCTCCTCCTCCTTCTTGGTCCCCGTCACGGAATCCTTCACCGCTGCATCATGGCATTCAACCGAATAAGTCACCCATCAATATTGCTAAACCTCCCCCGAGCAACAAGAATCCACAATCCCAGCCACCGCCGCCACACGAACACAAGATCAACGCAGGGAAGAAGATCGGATTGTTGTTTTCGGGAATCGCCGCCATTCTTCagattggggttataagcttctTGGTATTCAAGAGGAGACAGCTTTTAAAGGTCAATGGCAGATACGAAACTTGTTCTTGA